A window from Thiomonas sp. FB-Cd encodes these proteins:
- a CDS encoding glutamate synthase subunit beta: MGKVTGFMEFERQEESYEPPVARLKHWKEFVHELSDDKAKVQAARCMDCGIPFCNNGCPVNNIIPDFNDLVWQGDWKHALEVLHSTNNFPEFTGRICPAPCEAACTLGINEAPVGIKSIEHAIIDKGWEMGWVAPQPPAHKTGKRVAVVGSGPAGLAAAQQLARAGHDVTVFEKNDRIGGLLRYGIPDFKMEKHHIDRRIEQMQAEGVRFAPGVLVGDMPKDGPGATVANWAREHRSPEALLAEFDAVLLAGGSEHPRDLPVPGRELEGIHFAMEFLPQQNKINAGDKLKGQISAAGKQVVVIGGGDTGSDCVGTSNRHGAASVAQFELLPQPPETENKPLVWPYWPIKLRTSSSHEEGCGRDWSVATKAFLPGAGKDKNKVKAIQACRVEWKDGRMQEVPGSEFTMQADLVLLAMGFVHPLAPVLDAFGVERDARGNAKAITEDDGGYATNVARVFAAGDMRRGQSLVVWAIREGRQAARAIDQFLMGHSELPR; this comes from the coding sequence ATGGGAAAAGTCACCGGATTCATGGAATTCGAACGCCAGGAAGAAAGCTACGAGCCGCCTGTCGCACGCCTCAAGCACTGGAAGGAGTTTGTCCACGAGCTGTCGGACGACAAGGCCAAGGTGCAGGCGGCGCGCTGCATGGACTGCGGTATTCCGTTTTGCAACAACGGCTGCCCGGTCAACAACATCATCCCCGACTTCAACGATCTGGTGTGGCAGGGTGACTGGAAGCATGCGCTCGAAGTGCTGCACTCCACCAATAACTTTCCCGAATTCACCGGGCGCATCTGCCCCGCGCCCTGCGAGGCGGCTTGCACACTGGGCATCAACGAGGCGCCGGTGGGCATCAAGTCCATCGAGCACGCCATCATCGACAAGGGCTGGGAGATGGGCTGGGTGGCGCCGCAGCCGCCTGCGCACAAGACGGGCAAGCGCGTCGCCGTGGTCGGCTCAGGTCCTGCGGGCCTGGCGGCCGCGCAGCAGCTTGCGCGTGCCGGGCATGACGTGACGGTGTTCGAGAAGAACGACCGCATCGGCGGCTTGCTGCGCTACGGCATCCCCGACTTCAAGATGGAAAAGCACCACATCGACCGCCGCATCGAGCAGATGCAGGCTGAGGGTGTGCGCTTTGCACCCGGCGTTCTGGTGGGGGACATGCCCAAGGACGGCCCTGGTGCGACGGTCGCCAACTGGGCCCGCGAGCACCGGAGCCCGGAGGCGCTGCTGGCGGAGTTTGACGCCGTGCTGCTCGCTGGGGGGTCGGAGCATCCGCGGGACCTGCCGGTGCCCGGGCGCGAACTCGAAGGCATCCATTTCGCCATGGAATTCCTGCCACAGCAGAACAAGATCAACGCCGGCGACAAGCTCAAGGGCCAGATCTCGGCGGCCGGCAAGCAGGTCGTGGTGATTGGCGGCGGCGATACGGGGTCCGATTGCGTGGGCACCAGCAACCGCCACGGCGCGGCCAGCGTGGCGCAGTTCGAACTGCTGCCCCAGCCGCCGGAAACCGAGAACAAGCCTCTGGTGTGGCCCTACTGGCCGATCAAGCTGCGCACCTCCAGCAGCCACGAAGAGGGTTGCGGGCGCGACTGGTCGGTGGCAACGAAGGCATTTTTGCCCGGCGCCGGGAAAGACAAAAACAAGGTCAAAGCGATTCAGGCCTGCCGCGTCGAGTGGAAGGACGGTCGCATGCAGGAGGTTCCGGGCAGCGAGTTCACGATGCAGGCCGACCTGGTGTTGCTGGCCATGGGTTTCGTGCATCCCCTGGCTCCCGTGCTCGATGCCTTCGGCGTGGAGCGCGATGCACGGGGCAACGCCAAGGCGATCACTGAAGACGATGGCGGGTACGCCACCAACGTGGCCAGGGTGTTTGCTGCCGGCGACATGCGGCGTGGTCAGAGCCTGGTGGTATGGGCCATCCGCGAGGGCCGCCAGGCGGCGCGCGCGATCGACCAGTTCCTGATGGGGCACTCGGAGTTGCCGCGGTGA
- the pdxH gene encoding pyridoxamine 5'-phosphate oxidase — MHTLAHLRKDYTRAELDEAHAQADPMALFERWMHEAVQAQVPEPNAMTVATVGEGGRPSTRVVLIKGFDARGIVWYSNYHSRKGRELAAHPFAALQFHWVELERVVRIEGRVEQVSAEESDAYFASRPLASRIGAWASEQSQPIEGRSVLIKRAAEFGLKFGLNPPRPPHWGGYRLMPDAWEFWQGRPSRLHDRLVYQRRSDGAWQLQRLAP, encoded by the coding sequence ATGCACACACTGGCCCATTTACGCAAAGACTACACGCGCGCCGAGCTGGACGAGGCGCACGCGCAGGCAGACCCGATGGCGTTGTTTGAACGCTGGATGCACGAAGCCGTGCAGGCGCAGGTGCCGGAGCCGAATGCGATGACGGTGGCCACGGTGGGCGAGGGTGGACGACCATCCACGCGTGTGGTACTGATCAAGGGCTTTGATGCACGCGGCATCGTCTGGTACAGCAACTACCACAGCCGCAAGGGGCGTGAGCTCGCTGCCCACCCCTTTGCCGCCCTGCAATTTCATTGGGTGGAGCTCGAGCGCGTCGTGCGCATCGAGGGCCGCGTGGAGCAGGTAAGCGCGGAGGAGTCCGACGCCTATTTTGCAAGCCGGCCGCTGGCCTCGCGCATTGGCGCCTGGGCGTCCGAGCAGAGCCAGCCCATTGAAGGGCGCAGCGTGCTCATCAAGCGCGCGGCCGAGTTCGGCTTGAAATTCGGCCTCAACCCGCCGCGCCCGCCGCACTGGGGCGGCTATCGTCTGATGCCCGACGCCTGGGAATTCTGGCAGGGTCGTCCGTCACGCCTGCACGACCGACTGGTTTACCAGCGGCGTTCGGACGGCGCATGGCAGTTGCAGCGCCTGGCACCCTGA
- a CDS encoding gamma-glutamylcyclotransferase has protein sequence MSECDASMAGEHPGLPQFPGRDPQAMLEAILASMPAGDLWVFGYGSLLWNPEIAHSEVLPARVWGHKRCLCMWSRINRGTEHEPGLVFALMGGGSCQGIVLRVPRPQAEHELRLLWKREMPRAVYEPRWLRCHTPHGVVQALAFTLPRTSPSYTGSLDEAHLLHILRHRRGRFGTTLEYVMRTAHALRQAGIRDRAVERVVALAKRHGL, from the coding sequence ATGAGCGAGTGCGACGCATCCATGGCTGGCGAACATCCGGGGCTGCCGCAATTTCCCGGCCGGGATCCACAGGCCATGCTCGAGGCCATTCTGGCGAGCATGCCTGCCGGTGACCTTTGGGTGTTTGGCTATGGCTCGCTGCTGTGGAATCCGGAGATTGCCCACAGCGAGGTCTTGCCCGCGCGGGTGTGGGGCCACAAACGCTGCCTGTGCATGTGGTCGCGCATCAACCGGGGTACCGAACACGAACCCGGTCTGGTGTTCGCGCTGATGGGCGGGGGATCCTGCCAGGGCATCGTGCTGCGCGTGCCGCGCCCGCAGGCTGAGCATGAACTGCGGCTGCTGTGGAAGCGCGAAATGCCGCGCGCCGTCTACGAGCCGCGCTGGCTGCGCTGCCACACCCCGCACGGCGTGGTGCAGGCGCTGGCGTTCACGCTGCCGCGCACCAGCCCGAGCTACACGGGCTCACTGGACGAGGCCCACTTGCTGCACATCCTTCGCCACCGCCGGGGACGCTTCGGCACCACGCTCGAGTACGTGATGCGCACCGCGCATGCGCTGCGCCAGGCGGGGATCCGCGATCGTGCGGTCGAGCGCGTCGTTGCCCTGGCCAAGCGCCACGGGCTTTGA
- the msrA gene encoding peptide-methionine (S)-S-oxide reductase MsrA → MQALNPAAPAATAASVQPETITLAGGCFWCVEAAYNAVDGVLEATSGYAQGEVPQPTYEQVCGGRTGHAEAVRIRFDPSRLSLDDVLAMFFTIHDPTTPNRQGADVGPQYRSGIYFENPAHQATVGAYIARLAAGGAYGGAPITTEVEPLRVFWPAEGYHQRYFERHPDQGYCQAVIAPKMVKLRQGFAEKLRA, encoded by the coding sequence ATGCAAGCTCTAAACCCCGCCGCGCCGGCCGCAACGGCCGCCAGCGTGCAGCCCGAGACGATTACTCTCGCGGGAGGCTGTTTCTGGTGTGTCGAGGCGGCATACAACGCGGTCGACGGCGTGCTCGAGGCCACGAGTGGCTACGCCCAGGGTGAGGTGCCGCAACCCACCTACGAGCAGGTATGCGGTGGGCGCACTGGCCATGCCGAAGCCGTGCGTATCCGCTTCGATCCTTCGAGGCTAAGCCTGGACGATGTGCTTGCGATGTTTTTCACCATCCACGACCCCACAACGCCCAACCGTCAAGGCGCCGACGTCGGACCGCAGTACCGTTCCGGCATCTACTTCGAAAACCCCGCGCATCAAGCCACCGTGGGCGCCTACATTGCACGCTTGGCCGCAGGCGGCGCCTATGGCGGAGCCCCCATCACCACGGAGGTCGAGCCGCTTCGCGTGTTCTGGCCGGCCGAGGGATACCACCAGCGCTATTTCGAGCGCCACCCCGATCAGGGCTACTGCCAAGCCGTCATTGCGCCGAAGATGGTCAAGTTGCGACAAGGCTTCGCCGAAAAACTGCGCGCCTGA
- a CDS encoding thioredoxin fold domain-containing protein, translating into MPNNQGTRSMRRHVLRSLALLPLVGRLPLAHAAQSTGQADAVWSQIHEATWIGEGRGTRVLYIFFDPNCPYCHQLYGMLRAFVGKADVQLRWIVLGMLTPSSLPKAAAILQAANPLQAFHTNEADYDFAANGQPGGGITPATTITPKAREELARNLAIYRAHKLFGVPVLLWRTASGRAALLVGVPSDAQLKDIIESCR; encoded by the coding sequence ATGCCAAACAACCAGGGCACCCGGTCAATGCGCAGGCATGTCCTGCGCAGTCTGGCCCTGCTGCCGCTCGTGGGGCGGCTGCCGCTGGCGCATGCCGCGCAAAGCACAGGCCAGGCGGACGCCGTATGGTCGCAAATTCACGAGGCCACATGGATCGGTGAAGGCCGGGGCACACGCGTGCTCTACATATTCTTCGACCCCAACTGTCCCTATTGCCACCAGCTCTATGGGATGCTTCGGGCCTTCGTCGGGAAAGCTGATGTGCAGTTGCGGTGGATTGTGCTCGGCATGCTCACGCCAAGCAGCCTGCCCAAGGCGGCAGCCATCTTGCAGGCGGCGAATCCGCTGCAAGCATTCCACACCAATGAAGCCGACTACGATTTTGCCGCGAATGGCCAGCCCGGAGGCGGCATCACGCCGGCCACCACGATCACACCCAAGGCGCGCGAGGAACTGGCGCGAAACCTAGCCATTTACAGGGCCCACAAGCTGTTCGGGGTCCCGGTGCTGTTGTGGCGAACCGCCAGCGGCCGCGCGGCATTGCTGGTCGGGGTGCCATCGGATGCGCAGCTGAAGGACATCATCGAGTCGTGTCGTTGA
- a CDS encoding glutamate synthase-related protein, whose amino-acid sequence MHTPDSSEISALTQNGLYCPSNEHDACGVGFVAHIKGVKSHDIVQNGLLILKNLDHRGAVGADKLMGDGAGLLIQIPDAFYRAEMAAQGAELPPPGEYGVGMIFLPREQASRLACEQEIERAVRAEGQVVLGWRDVPVDRDMPMSPTVREKEPVIRQIFIGRGPDVMVTDALERKLFVIRRVASHAIQRLNLRHGKEYFVPSISARTVVYKGLLLADQVGQYYKDLQDPRVVSALALVHQRFSTNTFPEWPLAHPYRMVAHNGEINTVKGNYNWMRAREGAVSSPVLGDDLKKLWPLIYPGQSDTASFDNCLELLVMAGYPLSHAMMMMIPEAWEQHTLMDARRRAFYEYHAAMMEPWDGPAAIAFTDGRQIGATLDRNGLRPARYIVTDDDLVIMASESGVLPIPESHIVKKWRLQPGKMFLIDMEAGRIIDDKEIKDQLAAARPYGQWIENLRIRIDDLEHLGHPEPSLLPLLDRQQAFGYTQEDLKFLMAPMAEKADEAVGSMGNDAALAVLSNRAKPLYNYFKQLFAQVTNPPIDSIRENMVMSLVSFIGPRPNLLDINQVNPPMRLEVSQPVLDYDDMARLRSIAQHTGGKFRSYEIDICYPVAWGHEGIEARLASICAEAVDALKSGHNILIVTDRFVSADRVAIPALLAMSAVHQHLIALGLRTQTGLVVETGSARETHHFAVLAGYGAEAVHPYLALDTIAEMARELPGDLGVDKAIQNYVKAIGKGMQKVMSKMGISTYMSYCGAQIFEAVGLSRDLVDKYFTGTVSQVGGIGVFEVAQETLRMHRDAFGDNPVLATMLDAGGEYAWRTRGEEHMWTPDAIAKLQHSTRANNFNTYKEYAQIINDQSRRHMTLRGLFEFKLDPSKAIAIDEVESAAEIVKRFATGAMSLGSISTEAHATLAVAMNRIGGKSNTGEGGEDPLRYRPEMRSGSTGIKDGDTLGSVLGAERVVSDIALKAGDSLRSKIKQVASGRFGVTAEYLASADQIQIKMAQGAKPGEGGQLPGGKVSEYIGMLRYSVPGVGLISPPPHHDIYSIEDLAQLIHDLKNANARASISVKLVSESGVGTVATGVAKAKADHVVIAGHDGGTGASPLSSIKHAGSPWEIGLAETQQTLVLNRLRSRIRVQVDGQIKTGRDVVVGALLGADEFGFATAPLVVEGCIMMRKCHLNTCPVGVATQDPALRKKFSGKPEHVVNYFFFVAEEVRSIMAQLGVRKFEDLIGRADLLDTRPGITHWKARGLDFSRVFHLPETPADVPRRQVEEQDHGLTKALDHVLIERARPALERGEKVQFIQNVRNVNRTVGAMLSGEVARRYGHEGLPDDTMHIQMEGTGGQSFGAFLAHGITLYLIGDANDYTGKGLSGGRIVVRPTIEFRGEAQSNIIVGNTVLYGAIAGEAFFRGVAGERFAVRNSGATAVVEGTGDHGCEYMTGGTVVVLGETGRNFAAGMSGGMAYVYDVDGQFARRCNTAMVALEKVQPAAEQKVQMAQGLWHRDQTDEEQLRRMLQDHHRWTGSLRARELLDNWELARTRFVKVFPYEYKRALGEMAAKREAQAATTKAKAPAANASVPAK is encoded by the coding sequence ATGCACACGCCCGATTCTTCTGAAATTTCCGCCCTGACCCAAAACGGGCTGTATTGCCCGAGCAACGAGCACGATGCCTGCGGCGTGGGGTTCGTGGCGCACATCAAGGGCGTCAAGTCGCACGACATCGTGCAAAACGGCCTGCTCATTCTGAAGAACCTGGATCACCGCGGAGCGGTGGGCGCGGACAAGCTGATGGGCGACGGCGCGGGTTTGCTCATCCAGATTCCGGACGCCTTTTACCGCGCTGAGATGGCCGCTCAGGGCGCGGAACTGCCGCCGCCTGGCGAATATGGCGTGGGCATGATCTTTCTGCCGCGCGAGCAGGCATCGCGCCTGGCCTGCGAACAGGAAATCGAGCGGGCCGTGCGCGCCGAAGGCCAGGTGGTTCTGGGCTGGCGCGACGTGCCGGTGGATCGCGACATGCCGATGTCGCCCACGGTGCGCGAGAAGGAGCCCGTGATCCGGCAGATCTTCATTGGGCGGGGGCCGGACGTGATGGTCACCGATGCGCTGGAGCGCAAGCTGTTTGTCATTCGCCGGGTGGCAAGCCACGCGATCCAGCGCCTGAACCTGCGCCACGGCAAGGAGTACTTCGTGCCGTCGATTTCCGCGCGCACGGTCGTGTACAAGGGGCTGCTGCTGGCCGATCAGGTCGGGCAGTATTACAAGGATCTGCAGGATCCGCGCGTGGTGTCGGCCCTGGCGCTGGTGCACCAGCGTTTTTCCACGAACACGTTCCCGGAATGGCCGCTGGCCCACCCGTATCGCATGGTGGCGCACAACGGCGAGATCAACACCGTCAAGGGCAACTACAACTGGATGCGTGCGCGCGAAGGCGCGGTGAGCTCCCCGGTGCTGGGCGATGACCTGAAAAAGCTCTGGCCGCTGATCTACCCGGGCCAAAGCGACACCGCCAGTTTCGACAACTGCCTGGAGCTGCTGGTGATGGCGGGCTACCCGCTGTCGCACGCGATGATGATGATGATTCCCGAGGCGTGGGAGCAGCACACGCTGATGGACGCGCGCCGCCGTGCCTTCTACGAATACCACGCGGCGATGATGGAGCCGTGGGACGGTCCGGCCGCCATCGCCTTCACCGATGGGCGCCAGATCGGGGCCACGCTCGACCGCAATGGATTGCGCCCGGCGCGCTACATCGTGACGGACGACGACCTGGTGATCATGGCCTCGGAGTCGGGTGTGCTGCCGATTCCCGAGAGCCATATCGTGAAGAAATGGCGCTTGCAGCCGGGCAAGATGTTCCTCATCGACATGGAAGCCGGGCGCATCATCGACGACAAGGAAATCAAGGACCAGCTCGCCGCCGCGCGTCCGTACGGACAGTGGATCGAGAACCTGCGCATCCGCATCGACGATCTTGAGCACCTCGGCCACCCCGAGCCCTCCCTGCTGCCGCTGCTGGACCGCCAGCAGGCCTTCGGCTACACGCAGGAGGATCTCAAGTTCCTGATGGCGCCGATGGCGGAGAAGGCCGACGAGGCCGTGGGCTCGATGGGCAATGACGCCGCCCTGGCCGTGCTGTCCAACCGCGCCAAGCCGCTGTACAACTACTTCAAGCAGTTGTTCGCCCAAGTGACCAACCCACCCATCGACTCCATTCGCGAGAACATGGTGATGTCACTGGTGTCCTTTATCGGGCCGCGCCCCAATCTGCTCGACATCAACCAGGTCAACCCGCCCATGCGCCTGGAGGTCAGCCAGCCGGTGCTGGATTACGACGACATGGCGCGCCTGCGCTCGATTGCGCAGCACACGGGCGGCAAGTTCCGCAGCTACGAAATCGACATCTGCTACCCCGTGGCCTGGGGCCACGAGGGCATCGAGGCGCGACTGGCTTCGATTTGCGCCGAGGCGGTCGACGCACTCAAGAGCGGGCACAACATCCTGATCGTCACCGACCGGTTCGTGAGCGCCGATCGGGTGGCCATTCCGGCCCTGCTGGCCATGAGCGCCGTGCACCAGCACCTCATTGCGCTGGGCCTGCGCACGCAGACCGGCCTGGTGGTGGAAACGGGCAGTGCGCGCGAGACCCACCACTTTGCCGTTTTGGCGGGGTATGGTGCCGAAGCGGTGCACCCCTATCTGGCCCTCGACACCATTGCGGAGATGGCGCGTGAGCTGCCAGGTGATCTGGGTGTGGACAAGGCCATCCAGAACTATGTCAAGGCCATTGGCAAGGGCATGCAGAAGGTCATGTCCAAGATGGGGATTTCCACCTACATGAGCTATTGCGGCGCGCAGATCTTCGAAGCCGTGGGCCTGTCGCGCGACCTGGTGGACAAGTACTTCACCGGCACGGTGAGCCAGGTTGGCGGCATTGGCGTGTTCGAAGTGGCACAGGAGACGCTGCGCATGCACCGCGACGCGTTTGGCGACAACCCGGTGCTGGCCACGATGCTCGACGCAGGCGGCGAGTACGCATGGCGCACGCGGGGCGAGGAGCACATGTGGACGCCCGATGCCATTGCCAAGCTTCAGCACTCCACGCGTGCGAACAACTTCAACACCTATAAGGAATACGCGCAGATCATCAATGACCAGTCGCGCCGCCACATGACCCTGCGCGGGTTGTTCGAGTTCAAGCTCGACCCGAGCAAGGCCATTGCCATCGATGAGGTCGAGTCGGCCGCCGAGATCGTCAAACGTTTCGCCACCGGCGCCATGTCGCTGGGCTCCATTTCCACCGAGGCCCATGCCACGCTGGCCGTGGCCATGAACCGCATCGGTGGCAAGAGCAACACCGGCGAGGGCGGCGAGGATCCGTTGCGCTACCGCCCCGAGATGCGCTCCGGCTCCACGGGCATCAAGGATGGGGACACCCTGGGCAGCGTGCTGGGTGCGGAGCGCGTCGTCAGTGACATCGCGCTCAAGGCGGGCGACTCGCTGCGCTCGAAGATCAAGCAGGTGGCTTCCGGGCGTTTCGGCGTCACCGCCGAATACCTGGCCTCGGCCGATCAGATCCAGATCAAGATGGCGCAAGGGGCGAAGCCCGGAGAAGGCGGACAGTTGCCTGGCGGCAAGGTGTCCGAGTACATCGGCATGCTGCGCTACTCGGTGCCGGGTGTGGGTTTGATCTCCCCGCCGCCGCACCACGACATCTATTCGATTGAAGATCTCGCGCAGCTCATTCACGATCTGAAGAATGCCAATGCGCGCGCCTCCATCAGCGTCAAGCTGGTGTCCGAATCGGGGGTGGGCACCGTGGCGACCGGTGTGGCCAAGGCCAAGGCCGATCACGTGGTGATCGCCGGGCACGACGGCGGCACGGGTGCCTCGCCCCTGTCGTCGATCAAGCATGCGGGCTCACCCTGGGAAATCGGCCTGGCCGAAACCCAGCAGACGCTGGTGCTCAACCGCTTGCGCAGCCGCATCCGGGTGCAGGTCGATGGCCAGATCAAGACCGGGCGCGATGTGGTGGTCGGCGCGCTCTTGGGGGCCGACGAGTTCGGCTTCGCCACGGCGCCGCTCGTGGTCGAGGGCTGCATCATGATGCGCAAGTGCCATCTCAACACCTGTCCGGTGGGCGTGGCCACACAGGATCCCGCGCTGCGCAAGAAGTTCTCGGGCAAACCCGAGCATGTGGTGAACTACTTCTTCTTCGTTGCCGAGGAGGTGCGCTCGATCATGGCGCAGCTGGGCGTGCGCAAGTTCGAGGACCTGATCGGACGCGCGGATCTGCTCGACACGCGCCCAGGCATCACGCACTGGAAGGCGCGTGGTCTGGACTTCTCGCGCGTGTTCCACCTGCCCGAGACGCCCGCGGACGTGCCGCGTCGGCAGGTTGAGGAGCAGGATCATGGCCTGACCAAGGCGCTGGATCATGTGCTCATCGAACGCGCCCGCCCGGCCCTGGAGCGTGGCGAGAAGGTGCAGTTCATTCAAAACGTGCGCAACGTCAACCGCACGGTCGGCGCCATGCTTTCGGGCGAAGTGGCAAGGCGCTACGGCCATGAGGGTCTGCCCGACGACACGATGCACATCCAGATGGAAGGCACCGGTGGGCAGAGTTTTGGTGCCTTCCTCGCGCACGGCATCACCCTGTATCTCATCGGGGATGCGAACGACTACACCGGCAAGGGCCTGTCCGGAGGACGGATCGTGGTGCGGCCCACCATCGAGTTCCGTGGTGAAGCGCAGTCCAACATCATCGTCGGCAACACCGTGCTGTACGGAGCGATCGCCGGCGAGGCCTTCTTCCGCGGCGTGGCCGGCGAGCGTTTCGCCGTGCGCAATTCGGGCGCCACGGCAGTGGTGGAGGGCACGGGTGACCACGGCTGCGAGTACATGACGGGCGGCACCGTGGTTGTGCTTGGTGAGACCGGACGCAACTTCGCCGCCGGCATGAGCGGCGGCATGGCCTACGTGTACGACGTCGACGGCCAGTTTGCGCGTCGCTGCAACACGGCGATGGTCGCGCTCGAGAAGGTCCAGCCGGCTGCCGAGCAGAAGGTGCAGATGGCCCAGGGCCTGTGGCATCGGGACCAGACCGATGAAGAGCAGCTGCGCAGGATGCTGCAAGACCACCATCGCTGGACGGGGAGCCTGCGTGCGCGCGAACTGCTCGACAACTGGGAGCTTGCGCGCACACGGTTCGTCAAGGTATTTCCGTATGAGTACAAGCGGGCGTTGGGCGAGATGGCCGCCAAGCGCGAGGCGCAAGCCGCAACCACCAAGGCCAAGGCTCCCGCAGCCAACGCCAGCGTGCCGGCGAAATGA